In Brevibacillus brevis, a genomic segment contains:
- a CDS encoding DUF4247 domain-containing protein, translating into MPHHWFKSIKLMLVPALLMLALAGCGSPSVADTYPLESVSSKGATETSKVYRAANKTVPEVAKELADQNQPDEISKEDTQHMFLVYPDKLYHLQQDSAKPTDTLIEVDSKEYVRNNYDSSFLQGYILASVLDDLFDGMKTKGGYRGYSSKDIYKPSGTYHVPTTEEKKASPPITTAGKGSIIKRGSTSKNTDGSVGSSGDILKKQVEPSKSSSGKIIRNSGSSSSSSSGSFSSKRSSIFSSPKSNSPPRTKAGGFGRITKRR; encoded by the coding sequence ATGCCACATCATTGGTTCAAATCAATCAAGCTCATGCTGGTTCCCGCCTTGCTCATGCTGGCTTTGGCCGGATGCGGCAGTCCGTCCGTAGCGGATACGTACCCGCTGGAATCAGTTTCTTCCAAGGGCGCCACAGAGACGTCGAAAGTTTACCGGGCCGCCAACAAAACGGTGCCGGAAGTGGCGAAAGAACTGGCGGATCAAAACCAGCCCGACGAGATTTCCAAGGAAGATACACAGCACATGTTTCTCGTCTATCCCGACAAGCTGTATCACCTCCAGCAAGACTCCGCCAAACCGACCGATACGCTCATCGAAGTAGACTCCAAGGAATATGTGCGCAATAATTATGATTCCTCGTTTTTGCAAGGGTACATTTTAGCGAGTGTTCTCGACGATCTGTTCGACGGCATGAAAACGAAGGGCGGCTACCGCGGTTATTCGAGCAAGGACATCTACAAGCCTTCGGGCACGTACCATGTGCCGACAACCGAGGAGAAAAAAGCGTCGCCCCCCATCACGACGGCAGGCAAAGGGAGCATCATCAAGCGTGGCAGCACCTCCAAGAATACGGACGGGTCCGTCGGTTCGAGCGGCGATATTCTGAAAAAACAGGTGGAGCCATCCAAGAGCAGCAGCGGAAAAATCATCCGCAACTCCGGCAGCAGCTCGTCCAGCTCCAGTGGCTCGTTTTCAAGCAAACGGTCGTCGATCTTTTCGTCGCCGAAGAGCAACTCGCCCCCGCGCACGAAAGCCGGCGGGTTCGGGCGAATTACCAAGCGAAGATAG
- a CDS encoding 1,4-alpha-glucan branching protein domain-containing protein: MHNGYLSLVLHAHLPYVRHGDRDDCLEERWVYEAMLESYIPLLMVFDKLLADGIDFRMTLAVSPTLLSMLTDELVISRFQAHLARTVELAGKEVKRTASEPREHRLAKMYLERFREITAYCRKLDFQLVEGLKRVQQSGCVELITCAATHAFLPFVETEEAIRAQLQVGIDTHKRILGRRPQGIWLPECAYTPGLDRLLKEADLRYFFVDSHTIRHATPTPMRGLYAPLFTPHDVAAFARDDQAARQVWSSFDGYPGDYDYREYYRDIGFDREMAYIAPYIHPDGIRVNTGLKYYRITGKDSQKDWYEPTWAREKAAVHAGHFLYHRERQVEEAAAWLDRKPLVVATYDAELFGHWWYEGPQFLDFFLRKTVCDSKQVQLITPSEYLTLYPEQDRARLPMSTWGRNGYGEVWLNERNGWMYRHLHQAERDLIAAVHSCQMASASGGSETALRSRCLRQAARELMLAQSSDWAFILDGQTVVDYAVRRFHDHLVRFGELLEMVRTGSIEEGRLAELEAAYPLFPTLDETYYLPLRSHRVNVSHQMVAASQSRQAGRKVWMLSWEFPPHVVGGLGRAVYELARQLVCQGTEVHVLTAATGASAGQEIVDGIHVHRLYSYQPWQQEDFMQWVFQLNLAIVDAAERLESQGLEADVIHAHDWLVGWAAMELKQRLSVPLITTIHALEHGRHQGIHTPLQQRIHECERALIAASDRVIVCSRYMEGEVRRLFGVPQEKVSVVFNGVEMPDSVPTASEELRRELGVGTGPLLFFVGRLVREKGVHLLLEALARIGWEFPEAKLLIAGKGPQADELKGMAERLGIAKKVRFLGFVSDEQRNELFRMADVAVFPSLYEPFGIVALEAMAHGTPLLVADTGGLREIVRHGENGAMMYTGDVESLANQLRWLLGAPDVRRQLAQRALEDVRIKYDWADLARQTSEQYQMLDVVSPKYHRYETVCQL; the protein is encoded by the coding sequence GTGCACAACGGTTATCTCTCCCTCGTGCTGCACGCCCATCTGCCGTACGTCCGGCACGGGGACCGGGACGATTGCCTGGAAGAGCGATGGGTGTACGAAGCCATGCTGGAGTCGTACATCCCGCTGCTGATGGTGTTCGACAAGCTGCTCGCGGACGGCATCGATTTTCGCATGACGCTTGCTGTTTCCCCTACCCTCCTGTCCATGCTGACAGACGAGCTCGTGATCTCGCGTTTCCAGGCCCATTTGGCGAGGACGGTGGAGCTGGCCGGAAAAGAAGTGAAACGGACGGCTTCGGAACCAAGGGAGCATCGCCTGGCAAAAATGTACCTGGAGCGCTTCCGCGAGATCACGGCCTACTGCCGGAAGCTAGACTTTCAGCTTGTCGAAGGGCTGAAACGCGTGCAGCAGAGCGGATGCGTCGAACTGATTACTTGCGCCGCGACTCACGCTTTTCTTCCGTTTGTGGAAACGGAGGAAGCCATTCGGGCTCAGCTGCAGGTGGGCATCGACACGCACAAGCGGATTCTCGGGAGGCGTCCGCAAGGGATTTGGCTGCCGGAGTGCGCCTACACGCCCGGACTTGACCGTCTGCTGAAGGAAGCGGACCTCCGCTATTTCTTCGTCGACAGCCATACGATTCGGCATGCGACACCCACGCCGATGCGCGGCTTGTACGCACCGCTTTTTACACCTCACGACGTCGCTGCGTTTGCCCGGGACGACCAGGCTGCAAGGCAAGTCTGGAGCTCTTTTGACGGGTATCCGGGCGATTACGACTATCGGGAATATTACCGCGATATCGGCTTTGATCGGGAAATGGCCTACATCGCGCCATACATACATCCGGATGGCATACGCGTCAATACCGGACTGAAATACTATCGAATCACGGGAAAGGACTCGCAAAAGGACTGGTACGAGCCGACATGGGCACGGGAAAAAGCCGCCGTTCACGCGGGGCATTTCCTGTACCACCGGGAGCGGCAGGTCGAGGAGGCAGCGGCGTGGCTGGACCGCAAGCCGCTGGTCGTCGCCACTTACGATGCAGAGCTGTTCGGACATTGGTGGTATGAAGGCCCCCAATTCCTCGATTTTTTCCTGCGCAAGACGGTGTGCGATTCGAAGCAAGTGCAATTGATCACCCCTTCGGAATATTTGACGCTGTATCCCGAACAGGACCGTGCCCGTCTGCCGATGTCCACCTGGGGACGAAACGGCTACGGTGAAGTCTGGTTGAACGAGCGCAATGGGTGGATGTATCGCCATTTGCATCAGGCCGAGCGAGATCTGATTGCAGCGGTGCACAGCTGCCAGATGGCGAGTGCGTCAGGCGGGTCCGAGACCGCTCTCAGAAGCAGGTGTCTCAGGCAGGCCGCGCGCGAGCTGATGCTGGCGCAAAGCAGCGACTGGGCTTTCATCCTGGACGGTCAGACGGTGGTGGATTACGCCGTACGCCGGTTTCACGATCATCTCGTGCGCTTTGGCGAACTCTTGGAGATGGTACGGACGGGATCGATCGAGGAAGGGAGGCTTGCCGAGCTGGAAGCGGCGTACCCGCTGTTCCCGACGCTGGATGAGACGTACTATTTGCCGCTTCGTTCGCATAGAGTGAACGTATCGCATCAAATGGTCGCGGCAAGCCAATCCCGGCAAGCAGGACGCAAGGTATGGATGCTCAGTTGGGAATTTCCTCCACACGTCGTCGGCGGGTTGGGGCGGGCGGTCTACGAATTGGCACGGCAGCTCGTGTGCCAGGGGACAGAGGTGCACGTCCTCACAGCAGCGACGGGTGCATCTGCGGGACAGGAAATCGTAGACGGCATTCATGTGCATCGTCTGTACAGCTATCAGCCATGGCAGCAGGAAGACTTCATGCAATGGGTCTTTCAGCTGAACCTGGCGATCGTCGATGCAGCGGAGCGACTGGAGAGCCAAGGACTGGAGGCTGACGTGATTCACGCCCATGACTGGCTCGTAGGCTGGGCTGCGATGGAGCTCAAGCAGCGGCTGTCCGTTCCGCTCATCACGACGATCCACGCTTTGGAGCACGGCCGCCATCAAGGCATCCACACCCCGCTGCAGCAAAGGATTCACGAGTGCGAGCGCGCGCTGATTGCTGCTTCTGACCGCGTCATCGTGTGCAGCCGCTATATGGAAGGGGAAGTGAGGAGGCTCTTCGGAGTCCCGCAGGAAAAAGTCAGTGTGGTCTTCAACGGGGTAGAAATGCCTGATTCGGTTCCGACAGCGAGTGAGGAGCTGCGTAGGGAGCTGGGCGTAGGAACTGGCCCGTTGCTCTTTTTCGTCGGAAGGCTGGTGCGCGAGAAAGGCGTGCATCTGCTGCTGGAGGCATTGGCGCGAATTGGATGGGAGTTTCCCGAAGCGAAGCTGTTGATCGCGGGAAAGGGACCGCAGGCAGATGAACTAAAAGGGATGGCTGAGCGTTTGGGGATTGCAAAAAAGGTGCGTTTTCTCGGCTTTGTCTCCGATGAGCAGAGAAACGAGTTGTTCCGGATGGCGGACGTAGCGGTATTTCCCAGTCTGTATGAGCCGTTCGGCATCGTCGCCCTGGAAGCTATGGCTCACGGCACTCCGCTGCTCGTCGCGGATACTGGCGGGCTGCGCGAGATCGTCCGACACGGAGAAAACGGAGCGATGATGTATACCGGCGATGTGGAATCGTTGGCCAATCAGCTGCGATGGTTGCTGGGGGCCCCCGATGTCCGGCGGCAATTGGCGCAGCGAGCGCTGGAGGACGTCCGGATCAAATACGACTGGGCCGATCTGGCACGGCAAACATCCGAGCAATACCAGATGCTGGATGTCGTTTCCCCAAAATATCATAGATACGAAACAGTCTGTCAGTTGTGA
- a CDS encoding long-chain-fatty-acid--CoA ligase → MHVALRMDDTLRRAVLLYPDVESIVEGDRRWTYRQFQQEVHQLARAMKRMGVVKGDRVAVLSPNTAAMLQLFYACFQLGAVVVPLNTRLLPHDYLYIIEHAEAKLFFADDELIPLVEPILSSLTTVSRFVAIPVRGTSGKRADWDSYPELLGEESTEPCVDEVEETDLATILYTSGTTGKPKGVMHSHRTLFFNMQNTMFHTRASDSDVLLHTLPMFHVNGWGTPFSYTAVGAKHVMLRKIDPPLIHSLIKREGVTVACMAPTVLNMLINEPRFHEDKTTGPMRVVIAGSAPPTAFVRTVEQQLGWEFLQVYGMTECAPLITVSPIKHHLANESEETRFRLKAKAGVPMLNVEVRVVDDEDKDVPCDGRSIGEVIARGNMVMEGYWKQPEATAAAIVNGWYRTGDMATIDAEGYIDIVDRKKDIIISGGENISSIEVEGILYEHPAVLEAAVVSVPHEKWGEVPHAVIVLRPGMEADEVELDRFCRERMAAFKCPKGFSFAPELPKTASGKIRKVELRQPFWQEKDRLVN, encoded by the coding sequence ATGCATGTTGCTTTGCGCATGGATGATACACTGCGACGCGCCGTCTTGCTTTATCCGGATGTCGAATCGATTGTGGAAGGGGACAGACGCTGGACGTATCGCCAGTTTCAGCAGGAAGTCCACCAGTTGGCTCGGGCGATGAAGCGAATGGGGGTGGTGAAAGGGGATCGGGTGGCCGTCCTGTCTCCCAATACGGCTGCCATGCTTCAGCTCTTTTACGCCTGCTTTCAGCTGGGGGCGGTGGTCGTACCGCTGAACACGAGACTGTTGCCGCACGACTATTTGTACATCATCGAGCACGCCGAGGCCAAGCTGTTTTTTGCGGACGATGAGCTCATTCCCCTCGTAGAACCCATCCTCTCTTCGCTCACGACGGTATCCCGGTTCGTGGCGATTCCTGTCCGGGGGACTTCGGGCAAGCGGGCGGACTGGGATTCGTATCCGGAGCTCTTGGGCGAGGAGAGCACCGAGCCGTGCGTTGATGAAGTGGAGGAGACAGACTTGGCGACAATCCTCTACACCAGCGGCACGACGGGCAAACCGAAAGGCGTCATGCACTCGCATCGCACGCTGTTTTTCAACATGCAAAACACGATGTTCCATACCCGGGCCAGCGACAGCGATGTTTTGCTGCACACGTTGCCGATGTTTCACGTGAACGGTTGGGGAACCCCGTTCTCCTATACGGCGGTAGGTGCCAAGCACGTCATGCTGCGCAAAATCGACCCGCCGCTGATTCATTCCTTGATCAAAAGAGAAGGCGTGACGGTAGCCTGCATGGCCCCGACAGTACTGAACATGCTCATCAACGAGCCGCGTTTTCACGAAGACAAGACGACTGGCCCGATGCGGGTGGTCATCGCCGGATCGGCACCGCCTACCGCTTTTGTGCGGACGGTGGAGCAGCAGCTCGGCTGGGAGTTCCTGCAGGTGTACGGCATGACGGAATGCGCTCCGCTCATCACGGTATCGCCCATCAAGCACCATCTGGCCAACGAAAGCGAAGAGACCCGCTTCCGCCTGAAGGCCAAGGCCGGCGTCCCTATGCTCAATGTGGAAGTTCGTGTCGTCGACGACGAGGACAAGGATGTGCCTTGCGACGGTCGAAGCATCGGGGAAGTGATCGCCCGTGGAAACATGGTCATGGAAGGCTACTGGAAACAGCCGGAGGCCACAGCAGCGGCCATTGTAAACGGTTGGTACCGGACTGGAGACATGGCGACGATCGATGCAGAGGGCTACATCGACATTGTAGACCGCAAAAAGGACATCATCATCAGTGGAGGAGAAAACATCTCCTCGATCGAGGTGGAAGGGATTTTGTACGAGCATCCGGCGGTGCTGGAGGCTGCCGTGGTTTCCGTTCCCCATGAAAAGTGGGGAGAAGTGCCTCATGCCGTTATCGTGCTGCGGCCAGGCATGGAGGCGGATGAAGTGGAGCTGGATCGTTTCTGCCGGGAAAGAATGGCGGCCTTCAAATGCCCGAAAGGATTCAGCTTCGCACCCGAGCTGCCCAAAACCGCATCCGGAAAGATACGAAAGGTCGAGCTGCGGCAGCCGTTTTGGCAGGAGAAAGACAGACTGGTCAACTGA
- a CDS encoding sugar phosphate nucleotidyltransferase: MKAVIMAGGKGTRLRPLTSHTPKPMVPLLNRPCMEYTIDLLKKHGITEIAVTLQYLPDAIKSEFGDGSRYGVSLVYFEETTPLGTAGSVKNCADFLDERFIVISGDTLTDIDLTAAIRFHEQKQSLATLILTKVETPLEFGVVMTDESGRIIRFLEKPTWAEVFSDTVNTGMYIFEPEVLSYIEDEREVDFSKEVFPFFLREGKPMYGYAADGYWSDIGSLEVYRQAQFDLLDGKVHLEIKAKEIAPRIYLENHVRIDSSVRLEGPVYIGENVHLQSGVAIGPYSILGTNTVVASGTRLSQAIVWENTIVGKKTEINGTTLCRKVQIADSVMLGEGAVIGDNCRIASKSVVKAGVKIWPDKDVGESAIVTTSLIYGTKQTKNLFGTNGIKGMGNVEITPEFVTRLAASYAYLLQAGSRIALSACAHPFAQLLKHSVMTSLCSSGIDTVDLGIGNSPLMRFGVSSLQCAGGIHIFMTEPLEDKEIVIQFVDQDGLPVSRDVERKIENAYWQETYVRSLHHLGQLHVEHQVQEAYLRALSQRIDTAGIRRQRFRLLVECEPRFTPAFLAPLFDTLGVNVQYGAIQEGVMKHEADLGVRLDKNGEHFSLFTERGEKLTAEQLIALQLLSCSGIHSKIGLPVSAPMELEHLAQLLQLEVVRTKVSPRAMMEVSLGERFHPMFDAVYSLLRILSYLAKEEKPLSVLTELLPSCHMEKKTVFCPWTSKGKVMRKMLEENKGKLLELVDGIKVYDAGGWVLILPDTEDSHVKVITQGATAETAATLATTYARRIAEYQ; encoded by the coding sequence ATGAAGGCAGTAATCATGGCTGGCGGCAAAGGAACCCGTCTGCGTCCGTTAACGTCCCATACCCCCAAACCGATGGTCCCTCTGTTGAACCGTCCGTGCATGGAGTACACGATTGATCTCTTAAAAAAGCACGGCATTACGGAGATTGCCGTTACCCTGCAGTATTTGCCGGATGCGATCAAGAGCGAGTTTGGCGACGGTTCCCGCTATGGCGTATCGTTGGTCTACTTTGAGGAGACGACGCCGCTCGGAACGGCAGGCAGCGTGAAAAACTGCGCAGACTTCCTTGACGAACGGTTTATCGTCATCAGCGGCGATACGTTGACGGACATCGATCTTACGGCGGCCATCCGCTTTCACGAACAGAAGCAATCCCTCGCGACGCTGATCTTGACAAAGGTGGAGACACCGCTTGAATTCGGTGTGGTCATGACCGACGAAAGCGGGCGGATCATCCGTTTTTTGGAGAAGCCGACCTGGGCGGAAGTGTTCAGCGATACCGTCAATACGGGCATGTACATCTTCGAGCCGGAAGTCCTCTCGTACATCGAGGACGAAAGGGAAGTCGATTTCAGCAAGGAAGTGTTCCCCTTCTTTTTGCGGGAAGGAAAACCGATGTACGGCTATGCGGCAGACGGGTACTGGTCGGACATCGGATCGCTGGAGGTCTACCGCCAGGCGCAGTTCGACCTGCTCGACGGCAAAGTCCACCTGGAGATCAAAGCGAAAGAAATCGCACCGCGCATCTATCTGGAAAATCACGTGCGGATCGACTCGTCCGTGCGGCTGGAAGGACCCGTCTACATCGGGGAAAACGTCCATCTGCAGTCCGGCGTCGCAATCGGCCCTTATTCCATCCTGGGCACCAATACGGTAGTCGCTTCCGGGACCAGGCTCTCTCAGGCGATTGTGTGGGAAAACACGATCGTCGGCAAGAAGACGGAAATAAACGGAACGACGCTTTGCCGCAAGGTGCAGATCGCCGATTCCGTCATGCTGGGCGAAGGAGCAGTGATCGGGGACAACTGCCGGATTGCCTCCAAGTCCGTGGTGAAGGCCGGGGTCAAGATCTGGCCGGACAAAGATGTGGGAGAGAGCGCGATCGTCACGACTTCCCTGATCTACGGCACGAAACAGACGAAAAATTTGTTCGGCACGAATGGCATCAAGGGAATGGGAAATGTGGAAATTACGCCCGAGTTCGTCACCCGCCTCGCTGCGTCGTACGCTTATTTGCTTCAGGCAGGAAGCCGGATCGCCCTTTCGGCATGCGCGCATCCATTTGCCCAGCTGCTCAAGCACAGCGTCATGACGAGCCTGTGCTCCTCCGGAATCGATACCGTCGACCTCGGCATCGGCAATTCGCCGTTGATGAGATTCGGCGTGTCCAGCCTGCAATGCGCAGGCGGCATCCATATTTTCATGACAGAACCGCTTGAAGACAAGGAGATCGTCATCCAGTTCGTCGACCAGGACGGACTCCCGGTCTCCCGCGACGTGGAGCGGAAGATTGAAAATGCCTATTGGCAAGAGACGTATGTGCGAAGTCTCCACCACTTGGGACAATTGCACGTGGAGCATCAGGTGCAGGAGGCCTATTTGCGTGCGCTCTCCCAGCGGATCGATACAGCGGGCATTCGGCGGCAGCGGTTCCGGCTGCTCGTCGAGTGCGAGCCACGGTTCACGCCAGCGTTTTTGGCCCCGCTCTTTGACACGCTCGGGGTGAACGTGCAATACGGAGCGATCCAGGAAGGTGTCATGAAGCACGAAGCCGACCTTGGCGTGCGGCTCGACAAAAACGGCGAGCACTTCTCGCTGTTTACCGAGCGCGGGGAAAAGCTGACAGCGGAACAGCTCATCGCCCTGCAGCTGCTGTCGTGCAGCGGCATCCACAGCAAGATCGGGCTGCCCGTCAGCGCCCCGATGGAGCTGGAGCATCTCGCCCAGCTGCTCCAGCTGGAAGTCGTTCGTACCAAGGTGTCCCCGCGGGCGATGATGGAAGTCTCTTTGGGCGAACGCTTCCACCCCATGTTTGACGCGGTATACAGCCTCCTGCGCATCCTCTCTTACCTGGCCAAGGAGGAAAAGCCGCTCAGCGTGCTCACAGAGCTCTTGCCATCCTGCCACATGGAGAAAAAGACGGTATTCTGCCCATGGACCTCCAAAGGAAAGGTCATGCGAAAGATGCTGGAAGAAAACAAAGGGAAGCTGCTGGAGCTGGTGGACGGGATCAAGGTGTACGATGCGGGGGGCTGGGTCCTGATCCTGCCTGACACGGAAGATTCCCATGTAAAAGTGATAACGCAAGGCGCGACAGCGGAGACTGCAGCGACACTCGCAACCACCTATGCGAGGCGCATCGCGGAATATCAATAA
- a CDS encoding MFS transporter — MDTTKKGPDADGQKLILVLMLTMTLSSMSAMMFNLAIPPIREQFHLTLGETSWVTSAYMVIYAIGTVVYGKLADTVRLKSLVTFGLVLFVAGSVAGLFSQAYWMVLLGRCVQAMGAAAIPATAGLIPIRYMSPERRGSAIGTVMVGLALGGVLGPIVSALLLQFAHWRWLFAIPLLVLVLLPFYRKYLGNESSASAHVDWMGGGLLSAAVVLLVLSLTNRSGWMLAAGMLALGVFLRWIRTADDPFIRPELFRNKGYSLGLFIMILMSGSVVSLSFLSPLLLTQVQRIDPAWVGLAMVPAAAAQAFLGKRTGKLVDQRGSAYVFTIASCLLLCSFALMSTFIGSSPLLVSAFLIVGNVGQMGVFIAMSNTISWTLPQEHAGIGMGILQMTNFIMFAVGSAVYSSLLDLGAIVKWNVANGYPDGVIFSNIFFVLAVLQAAILFFYRRRFAKMKGNASKTGQASQTV, encoded by the coding sequence GTGGATACGACGAAGAAAGGCCCGGATGCAGACGGGCAAAAGCTCATTCTTGTCTTGATGTTGACCATGACGCTCTCCTCGATGAGCGCCATGATGTTCAATTTGGCGATTCCCCCCATCCGCGAGCAGTTTCATCTCACACTGGGAGAGACGAGCTGGGTGACCTCCGCTTATATGGTCATTTACGCAATCGGGACAGTCGTTTACGGAAAGCTGGCCGACACCGTCAGGCTGAAGTCGCTGGTCACCTTCGGGCTGGTGCTGTTTGTTGCCGGGTCGGTTGCGGGTCTGTTTTCGCAAGCGTACTGGATGGTGCTACTGGGGAGATGTGTGCAGGCGATGGGAGCAGCCGCGATTCCCGCAACAGCCGGATTGATCCCCATCCGCTATATGTCGCCCGAGCGCAGGGGCTCCGCAATCGGAACCGTGATGGTTGGTCTGGCGTTGGGGGGAGTGCTCGGACCGATCGTATCGGCCCTTCTCCTCCAGTTCGCTCATTGGCGCTGGCTGTTTGCCATTCCCTTGCTCGTGCTCGTCTTGCTGCCTTTTTACCGGAAGTATTTGGGAAATGAGTCGAGTGCTTCCGCGCACGTGGACTGGATGGGCGGGGGGCTGTTGAGTGCGGCTGTCGTGCTGCTCGTGCTCAGTCTGACCAACCGCAGCGGATGGATGCTGGCTGCAGGCATGTTGGCACTGGGAGTGTTTCTGCGCTGGATTCGAACGGCAGACGATCCGTTTATCCGACCGGAGCTGTTCCGCAACAAGGGTTATTCGTTGGGGCTTTTCATCATGATCTTGATGAGCGGCAGCGTGGTTTCCCTCAGTTTTCTTTCTCCCTTGCTTTTGACCCAGGTACAGAGGATCGATCCGGCATGGGTCGGCTTGGCGATGGTTCCCGCGGCAGCGGCGCAGGCCTTCCTGGGAAAAAGGACGGGGAAACTGGTCGACCAAAGAGGCAGCGCCTATGTGTTTACGATCGCTTCCTGCTTGCTTTTGTGCAGTTTCGCCTTGATGTCCACTTTCATTGGCAGCTCCCCCTTGTTAGTCTCCGCCTTTCTGATCGTGGGAAACGTAGGGCAAATGGGAGTATTCATCGCCATGTCGAACACGATCTCATGGACGCTACCGCAGGAACATGCCGGCATTGGCATGGGAATCCTGCAGATGACGAACTTCATCATGTTCGCCGTCGGATCGGCCGTGTACAGCAGTCTGTTGGACCTTGGCGCCATTGTGAAATGGAATGTGGCAAACGGATACCCGGACGGGGTCATTTTCAGCAACATCTTCTTCGTCCTCGCGGTATTGCAGGCGGCGATCCTGTTCTTCTACCGCCGCCGGTTCGCCAAAATGAAAGGGAATGCCTCGAAAACGGGGCAAGCGAGTCAAACCGTGTAG
- a CDS encoding DUF4912 domain-containing protein, with the protein MLEKIRELRSESKSIAQIAKECGLTVGQVKYQLQKDRARAEADRNAGAAERQGAPKRPQHEWRLPAFYGRDVVKVMAQGPTVLFVYWEITWPRMRMVASYLQSDYRQIQKGLRIYDVTERIFDGHNAHSTRDVHVLEDSHSWYVREVQPGRTYIVDFGLFEQGRFCPILRSEPVETPRNTNAAWGEPLVEPARDPSSPAWFENFSSYSLYSKSND; encoded by the coding sequence ATGCTGGAAAAAATTCGCGAACTTCGGTCAGAGTCAAAATCGATTGCACAAATTGCCAAAGAATGCGGGCTGACAGTCGGGCAAGTCAAGTACCAGCTGCAAAAGGACAGGGCCAGAGCGGAGGCGGACCGGAACGCCGGTGCTGCAGAACGTCAGGGTGCCCCCAAGCGTCCGCAGCACGAATGGCGTCTTCCGGCGTTTTACGGGCGAGATGTCGTCAAGGTCATGGCACAAGGTCCAACTGTCCTGTTTGTGTACTGGGAGATCACGTGGCCACGAATGCGCATGGTCGCCTCGTACCTGCAGAGCGATTACCGCCAGATCCAAAAGGGGCTGCGGATATACGATGTGACCGAGCGAATCTTTGATGGTCACAACGCCCATTCCACAAGGGACGTCCACGTGCTGGAGGACTCCCATTCCTGGTATGTGCGCGAGGTGCAGCCTGGGCGCACGTACATCGTTGACTTCGGCTTGTTCGAGCAGGGACGCTTTTGTCCGATCCTGCGCTCCGAGCCGGTGGAAACGCCGCGAAATACAAATGCCGCCTGGGGAGAGCCGCTGGTCGAACCTGCTCGCGACCCCTCTTCGCCAGCGTGGTTTGAGAATTTTTCCTCGTACTCCCTCTACTCGAAATCAAACGATTAA
- a CDS encoding TetR/AcrR family transcriptional regulator, producing the protein MSSQDKASSSDRLLLAAIDLVSERGYNGVTTQEIATAAGLSEKTLFRHFGSKQNLLEAAFDRFHYTEEMKKLFSEKLTFDLHADLLLISRMYHGIMNRNRKMIMISIKEEGSLPGFRERTQKHPQQLMEILTHYFTDMAEKGKLLPTNPKLQAFTFLMLNFGIFMNNLEAEGNFPDMTLEEVLQESVAIFARALAP; encoded by the coding sequence ATGAGCAGCCAGGACAAGGCGAGCAGCAGTGACAGGCTTCTGCTAGCTGCCATCGATTTGGTCTCCGAGAGAGGCTACAACGGGGTGACGACGCAGGAAATCGCCACGGCTGCCGGATTGAGCGAGAAGACGCTGTTTCGGCATTTCGGGAGCAAGCAAAACCTTCTCGAGGCAGCTTTCGACCGTTTTCACTATACGGAAGAGATGAAGAAGCTGTTCAGCGAAAAGCTGACCTTTGACCTGCATGCAGACCTCCTCTTGATCAGTCGGATGTACCACGGCATCATGAACCGGAATCGGAAAATGATCATGATCAGCATCAAGGAAGAAGGAAGCCTGCCCGGTTTTCGGGAGAGGACGCAAAAGCATCCGCAGCAGTTGATGGAGATTTTGACCCACTATTTCACGGATATGGCCGAAAAGGGCAAACTGCTCCCAACCAATCCCAAGCTGCAGGCCTTCACGTTTTTGATGCTGAATTTCGGGATCTTTATGAACAACCTGGAAGCGGAAGGAAACTTTCCGGACATGACGCTGGAGGAAGTGCTGCAAGAGAGCGTAGCGATATTTGCTAGGGCGTTGGCACCCTAG
- a CDS encoding DUF4178 domain-containing protein, whose amino-acid sequence MSLLKRIQNIFAKPEPPVQEKSILTVGPGDVVEVSLVTYQVTGKAVNHGRQATMLTLQDGSTIRYLYIEEREKTVFHLYSVIDGRLDSVEEVPSTIEMDDITYHLEEQYNGKVNVMGKTPFNASGDQYIWQFQSDQRQLLRIEWQDGRFMLYEGEIVLPADVQVLRGT is encoded by the coding sequence ATGAGTTTGCTCAAACGGATACAAAACATCTTTGCCAAACCTGAACCGCCCGTTCAGGAGAAAAGCATACTGACAGTCGGACCAGGGGATGTCGTGGAAGTATCGCTCGTAACGTACCAGGTGACGGGAAAAGCGGTGAACCATGGAAGGCAAGCCACCATGCTGACACTCCAGGACGGCAGCACCATCCGTTACCTCTACATCGAAGAGCGGGAAAAGACTGTTTTTCACTTGTACAGCGTCATAGACGGGCGCCTGGACTCGGTGGAGGAAGTGCCCAGCACGATCGAAATGGATGACATCACCTATCATTTGGAGGAGCAGTACAACGGAAAAGTCAATGTCATGGGAAAGACGCCGTTCAACGCGTCCGGAGATCAGTACATCTGGCAGTTCCAGTCCGATCAGCGCCAGCTGCTCCGGATCGAGTGGCAGGATGGCCGTTTCATGCTGTACGAAGGAGAGATCGTCCTTCCGGCGGACGTGCAGGTCTTACGCGGGACGTAA